In Plodia interpunctella isolate USDA-ARS_2022_Savannah chromosome 22, ilPloInte3.2, whole genome shotgun sequence, the following proteins share a genomic window:
- the LOC128679764 gene encoding uncharacterized protein LOC128679764 isoform X2, translated as MKYSIAIIFTCLTVKVTSLLEISTVESKKRSQADSRDYISAFLRSDIRKLETVLQKLPKCEYVTQVGDQYDSGYALRANINCKRKRRAFEGLLNIFKKLDVNYEAYMDVGFNTSIGNRQKKYKIVTRPTEPTRQVANTPSNGPGVIKYVLCFIQSTRIFKSCIGKTKARYQLKFRKVTRAPDYETARVGSKSKELMSCIHSAYGVFQTCAVPRKREKKKSSEENGDRTYRADDQQQEDQQEINTGQQEINTGQHEINTGQQISTGQQDITGQQIYTGQQEINTGQHEINNGQQISTGQQEITGQQIYTGQQEMNTGQQELNTGQQELNTGQQELNTGQQELNTGQQELNTGQQISTGQQEITGQQIYTGQQEITGQQIYTGQQEITGQQIYTGQQEINTGHQEIKLDQQESNIEQEEKLHWPATN; from the exons ATGAAGTATTCTATAGCGATAATTTTCACATGTCTGACTGTAAAGGTCACAAGCTTGCTGGAAATCAGCACAGTTGAAAGCAAGAAGAGATCGCAAGCGGATAGTCGCGACTACATTTCGGCGTTTCTTAGGAGTGACATAAGAAAATTGGAGACTGTGCTCCAAAAATTGCCCAAGTGTGAATACGTTACACag GTTGGTGATCAATACGATAGTGGGTATGCACTTCGAGCTAACATCAACTGCAAGAGGAAGAGGAGGGCGTTCGAGGGCTTGTTGAACATTTTCAAGAAACTTGACGTCAACTATGAAGCGTATATGGATGTCGGTTTTAATACTAGTATTG GCAATCGTCAAAAGAAATATAAGATTGTAACAAGACCAACCGAACCCACCAGACAAGTCGCAAATACTCCTa GTAACGGCCCAGGTGTCATCAAATACGTATTGTGCTTCATTCAGTCGACGAGAATTTTCAAGAGTTGCATCGGCAAAACCAAAG CTAGATACCAGCTGAAATTCCGAAAGGTGACCCGCGCGCCTGACTACGAGACCGCACGTGTGGGAAGTAAAA GTAAGGAGTTAATGTCATGTATCCATAGCGCGTATGGGGTATTCCAAACATGTGCTGTGCCTAGGAAAAGGGAGAAGAAAAAGAGTAGTGAAGAAAATGGCGACCGAACGTACCGCGCTGATGACCAACAACAGGAAGACCAACAAGAAATTAACACTGGTCAACAAGAAATTAACACTGGTCAACATGAAATTAACACTGGTCAACAAATTTCCACAGGACAACAAGATATTACTGGTCAACAAATTTACACAGGCCAACAAGAAATTAATACTGGTCAACATGAAATTAACAATGGTCAACAAATTTCCACAGGACAACAAGAAATTACTGGTCAACAAATTTACACAGGCCAACAAGAAATGAATACTGGTCAACAAGAACTTAACACTGGTCAACAAGAACTTAACACTGGTCAACAAGAACTTAACACTGGTCAACAAGAACTTAACACTGGTCAACAAGAACTTAACACTGGTCAACAAATTTCCACAGGGCAACAAGAAATTACTGGTCAACAAATTTACACGGGACAACAAGAAATTACCGGTCAACAAATTTACACAGGACAACAAGAAATTACCGGTCAACAAATTTACACAGGCCAACAAGAAATTAACACTGGTCACCAAGAAATTAAGCTTGACCAACAAGAAAGTAACATTGaacaagaagaaaaattacacTGGCCAGCAACAAATTAA
- the LOC128679764 gene encoding uncharacterized protein LOC128679764 isoform X3, producing the protein MKYSIAIIFTCLTVKVTSLLEISTVESKKRSQADSRDYISAFLRSDIRKLETVLQKLPKCEYVTQVGDQYDSGYALRANINCKRKRRAFEGLLNIFKKLDVNYEAYMDVGFNTSIGNRQKKYKIVTRPTEPTRQVANTPSNGPGVIKYVLCFIQSTRIFKSCIGKTKGIGKQQTRDSSSVEHESGDLSRGKLSDAISDDEGQSRVQRARYQLKFRKVTRAPDYETARVGSKRQQEITGQQIYTGQQEMNTGQQELNTGQQELNTGQQELNTGQQELNTGQQELNTGQQISTGQQEITGQQIYTGQQEITGQQIYTGQQEITGQQIYTGQQEINTGHQEIKLDQQESNIEQEEKLHWPATN; encoded by the exons ATGAAGTATTCTATAGCGATAATTTTCACATGTCTGACTGTAAAGGTCACAAGCTTGCTGGAAATCAGCACAGTTGAAAGCAAGAAGAGATCGCAAGCGGATAGTCGCGACTACATTTCGGCGTTTCTTAGGAGTGACATAAGAAAATTGGAGACTGTGCTCCAAAAATTGCCCAAGTGTGAATACGTTACACag GTTGGTGATCAATACGATAGTGGGTATGCACTTCGAGCTAACATCAACTGCAAGAGGAAGAGGAGGGCGTTCGAGGGCTTGTTGAACATTTTCAAGAAACTTGACGTCAACTATGAAGCGTATATGGATGTCGGTTTTAATACTAGTATTG GCAATCGTCAAAAGAAATATAAGATTGTAACAAGACCAACCGAACCCACCAGACAAGTCGCAAATACTCCTa GTAACGGCCCAGGTGTCATCAAATACGTATTGTGCTTCATTCAGTCGACGAGAATTTTCAAGAGTTGCATCGGCAAAACCAAAGGTATTGGGAAACAGCAAACGAGAGACTCCAGCAGCGTTGAGCATGAGAGCGGTGACCTCAGCCGTGGCAAGCTGAGTGACGCCATCAGCGACGATGAGGGTCAATCAAGAGTTCAACGAG CTAGATACCAGCTGAAATTCCGAAAGGTGACCCGCGCGCCTGACTACGAGACCGCACGTGTGGGAAGTAAAA GACAACAAGAAATTACTGGTCAACAAATTTACACAGGCCAACAAGAAATGAATACTGGTCAACAAGAACTTAACACTGGTCAACAAGAACTTAACACTGGTCAACAAGAACTTAACACTGGTCAACAAGAACTTAACACTGGTCAACAAGAACTTAACACTGGTCAACAAATTTCCACAGGGCAACAAGAAATTACTGGTCAACAAATTTACACGGGACAACAAGAAATTACCGGTCAACAAATTTACACAGGACAACAAGAAATTACCGGTCAACAAATTTACACAGGCCAACAAGAAATTAACACTGGTCACCAAGAAATTAAGCTTGACCAACAAGAAAGTAACATTGaacaagaagaaaaattacacTGGCCAGCAACAAATTAA
- the LOC128679764 gene encoding uncharacterized protein LOC128679764 isoform X1 yields MKYSIAIIFTCLTVKVTSLLEISTVESKKRSQADSRDYISAFLRSDIRKLETVLQKLPKCEYVTQVGDQYDSGYALRANINCKRKRRAFEGLLNIFKKLDVNYEAYMDVGFNTSIGNRQKKYKIVTRPTEPTRQVANTPSNGPGVIKYVLCFIQSTRIFKSCIGKTKGIGKQQTRDSSSVEHESGDLSRGKLSDAISDDEGQSRVQRARYQLKFRKVTRAPDYETARVGSKSKELMSCIHSAYGVFQTCAVPRKREKKKSSEENGDRTYRADDQQQEDQQEINTGQQEINTGQHEINTGQQISTGQQDITGQQIYTGQQEINTGQHEINNGQQISTGQQEITGQQIYTGQQEMNTGQQELNTGQQELNTGQQELNTGQQELNTGQQELNTGQQISTGQQEITGQQIYTGQQEITGQQIYTGQQEITGQQIYTGQQEINTGHQEIKLDQQESNIEQEEKLHWPATN; encoded by the exons ATGAAGTATTCTATAGCGATAATTTTCACATGTCTGACTGTAAAGGTCACAAGCTTGCTGGAAATCAGCACAGTTGAAAGCAAGAAGAGATCGCAAGCGGATAGTCGCGACTACATTTCGGCGTTTCTTAGGAGTGACATAAGAAAATTGGAGACTGTGCTCCAAAAATTGCCCAAGTGTGAATACGTTACACag GTTGGTGATCAATACGATAGTGGGTATGCACTTCGAGCTAACATCAACTGCAAGAGGAAGAGGAGGGCGTTCGAGGGCTTGTTGAACATTTTCAAGAAACTTGACGTCAACTATGAAGCGTATATGGATGTCGGTTTTAATACTAGTATTG GCAATCGTCAAAAGAAATATAAGATTGTAACAAGACCAACCGAACCCACCAGACAAGTCGCAAATACTCCTa GTAACGGCCCAGGTGTCATCAAATACGTATTGTGCTTCATTCAGTCGACGAGAATTTTCAAGAGTTGCATCGGCAAAACCAAAGGTATTGGGAAACAGCAAACGAGAGACTCCAGCAGCGTTGAGCATGAGAGCGGTGACCTCAGCCGTGGCAAGCTGAGTGACGCCATCAGCGACGATGAGGGTCAATCAAGAGTTCAACGAG CTAGATACCAGCTGAAATTCCGAAAGGTGACCCGCGCGCCTGACTACGAGACCGCACGTGTGGGAAGTAAAA GTAAGGAGTTAATGTCATGTATCCATAGCGCGTATGGGGTATTCCAAACATGTGCTGTGCCTAGGAAAAGGGAGAAGAAAAAGAGTAGTGAAGAAAATGGCGACCGAACGTACCGCGCTGATGACCAACAACAGGAAGACCAACAAGAAATTAACACTGGTCAACAAGAAATTAACACTGGTCAACATGAAATTAACACTGGTCAACAAATTTCCACAGGACAACAAGATATTACTGGTCAACAAATTTACACAGGCCAACAAGAAATTAATACTGGTCAACATGAAATTAACAATGGTCAACAAATTTCCACAGGACAACAAGAAATTACTGGTCAACAAATTTACACAGGCCAACAAGAAATGAATACTGGTCAACAAGAACTTAACACTGGTCAACAAGAACTTAACACTGGTCAACAAGAACTTAACACTGGTCAACAAGAACTTAACACTGGTCAACAAGAACTTAACACTGGTCAACAAATTTCCACAGGGCAACAAGAAATTACTGGTCAACAAATTTACACGGGACAACAAGAAATTACCGGTCAACAAATTTACACAGGACAACAAGAAATTACCGGTCAACAAATTTACACAGGCCAACAAGAAATTAACACTGGTCACCAAGAAATTAAGCTTGACCAACAAGAAAGTAACATTGaacaagaagaaaaattacacTGGCCAGCAACAAATTAA